One window from the genome of Nicotiana sylvestris chromosome 9, ASM39365v2, whole genome shotgun sequence encodes:
- the LOC104215231 gene encoding uncharacterized protein, producing the protein MGILVDSWCFCNGGGKSERMKASMFSTKGPAMAHIAASGTGFLIHRNLLLTTHLILPSVAAAEAAEIQLQNGVASSLFPHRFFITSSVLDLTIVGLDVMDGDANAHVQQPHYLKTCSKPSLELGNVVYLLGYSEKKELTVGEGKVVIATDNLIKLSTDGISWSPGTAGFDVHGNLAFIVCDPMKLATSSHSKSSSASPSSSSSRKDFPMQFGIPIPIICDWLNQHWEGNLDDINKPKLPIVRLMSAGQKSEHSCASFTMRRVFKSSEAENGETPSSSNRLSKPREHSGPSCSAFATNMEDEALTTDPHTVHGIRTPEIYESPNLTSVPVGKKEGTHIQLLDINFLPRIAKFPDSAQPARKIPSSFGENFVNKPSLQQPIREDKPNDMWQSNPVADAEIASTGSVNGVQSEVQSSSSPIKILEMENGYSSDGQITMYSAETAESRNIPSPREGRYQQVGRSQSCVNYNRWGAVQNNSGARRAMLEQQRSGMQGRKVYSQGATSQRSNDYYSPTVSSIMKKRNNLEPPIRRNSVEPPTRPRQSAVNSSPRWNF; encoded by the exons ATGGGGATTTTGGTAGATTCATGGTGTTTCTGTAATGGAGGTGGCAAGTCTGAGAGAATGAAAGCTTCTATGTTTTCTACTAAAGGTCCTGCTATGGCCCACATAGCTGCTAGTGGCACTGGTTTCTTGATTCACAGGAATCTTTTGCTCACTACTCACCTTATTCTCCCTTCTGTTGCTGCTGCTGAAGCTGCTGAGATCCAACTCCAAAACGGCGTCGCTTCTTCCCTTTTCCCTCACAG ATTCTTTATTACCAGTTCTGTATTAGATCTGACAATAGTGGGCCTTGACGTCATGGATGGAGACGCAAATGCACATGTTCAGCAGCCTCACTACCTTAAAACCTGTTCCAAACCTAGTCTGGAGCTGGGTAATGTGGTTTACCTCCTCGGGTATAGCGAGAAGAAAGAGTTGACTGTTGGTGAAGGAAAAGTAGTAATAGCGACTGATAATCTTATAAAGCTGTCAACTGATGGCATAAGTTGGAGCCCAGGTACTGCTGGTTTTGATGTTCATGGCAATCTTGCGTTCATTGTATGTGACCCTATGAAGCTTGCAACATCCTCACACTCAAAATCATCATCCGCTTCACCATCCTCTTCATCGTCAAGGAAGGACTTTCCCATGCAATTCGGTATACCGATCCCCATCATATGTGACTGGTTAAACCAGCATTGGGAGGGAAACCTTGACGACATCAATAAACCCAAGTTACCGATAGTTCGGTTAATGTCAGCTGGTCAAAAGAGTGAGCATTCATGTGCTTCCTTCACAATGAGGCGTGTTTTTAAGTCAAGTGAAGCTGAAAATGGGGAGACTCCATCATCATCGAACCGATTGTCAAAACCTAGAGAGCACTCTGGACCAAGCTGTTCTGCCTTTGCAACTAATATGGAAGACGAAGCATTAACTACTGATCCTCATACTGTACATGGAATTCGAACTCCTGAAATTTACGAGTCACCAAATTTAACTTCAGTACCAGTTGGGAAGAAGGAAGGTACTCACATCCAGCTTTTGGATATTAACTTCCTACCAAGGATTGCCAAATTTCCTGACTCGGCACAACCTGCCAGAAAAATCCCATCCAGCTTTGGTGAAAATTTTGTCAACAAACCTTCCTTGCAGCAGCCAATAAGAGAAGACAAACCAAATGATATGTGGCAGTCCAACCCGGTGGCAGATGCTGAGATTGCTTCAACTGGATCCGTAAATGGGGTCCAGAGTGAAGTTCAATCAAGTTCTTCTCCAATAAAGATCTTGGAAATGGAAAATGGATACAGCAGTGATGGACAGATAACAATGTACTCTGCTGAAACTGCTGAAAGCCGAAATATTCCAAGCCCAAGAGAAGGAAGGTATCAGCAAGTAGGGAGGAGCCAAAGTTGTGTGAACTACAATAGGTGGGGAGCAGTCCAAAATAATTCGGGTGCTCGTCGAGCAATGCTAGAACAACAAAGGAGCGGTATGCAAGGAAGAAAGGTCTACTCCCAAGGAGCAACTTCACAAAGGAGCAATGACTATTACAGCCCAACAGTATCTTCAATCATGAAGAAAAGAAACAACTTAGAGCCACCAATTAGACGAAACAGCGTAGAGCCACCAACTAGACCTCGTCAAAGTGCAGTAAATTCATCACCAAGATGGAATTTCTGA
- the LOC104215230 gene encoding membrane protein of ER body-like protein, whose product MPSKKPPSEIKENKGDDWRIPMDDPGASSSTADSGSTQRPLPPVEVKKTKSLEIVKCIVYGGLIESITSLGVISSAAASDVDTMKIVTIGVANLIAGFFVICQNLVDLKYNVGGGSNLSDQADRYGELLGQRKHFLLHATFALLSYFVFGLVPPVVYGFTFRKSDDRDYKLIAVAAASLLCIIILAAAKAYTQGANKFSRYFKTIVSYVTAAGMASGVGYAAGHLIKRLMDQLGWFDSNPAPSLFSSEMISQNPVWASY is encoded by the exons ATGCCATCAAAGAAACCACCAAGTGAAATTAAAGAGAATAAAG GAGATGATTGGCGAATTCCAATGGATGACCCAGGAGCTTCATCATCAACAGCGGATTCCGGCAGTACACAAAGACCATTACCTCCAGTTGAAGTTAAAAAAACCAAATCACTGGAGATTGTAAAATGCATAGTATATGGAGGTTTAATAGAGTCAATTACAAGCTTGGGTGTGATTTCCTCTGCAGCTGCTTCCGATGTTGACACAA TGAAGATCGTAACTATTGGAGTGGCAAATCTGATAGCTGGATTTTTTGTCATTTGTCAGAAT TTGGTAGACTTGAAGTATAATGTCGGAGGAGGTTCCAATCTTAGTGATCAAGCAGATCGATATGGAGAGCTACTTGGCCAAAGAAAGCATTTCCTACTTCATGCTACTTTTGCCCTGTTGTCATATTTTGTATTTGGCCTTGTCCCACCAGTAGTATATGGCTTCACGTTTCGTAAGAGTGACGACAGAGACTACAAGCTTATAGCAGTTGCAGCGGCTTCTCTTTTGTGCATTATCATACTTGCTGCTGCAAAGGCTTATACACAAGGAGCAAATAAGTTCAGTAGATACTTCAAGACTATTGTGTCCTATGTTACAGCTGCAGGTATGGCCTCAGGTGTTGGTTATGCAGCAGGCCATTTAATTAAGAGGCTCATGGATCAGTTGGGCTGGTTTGACTCAAACCCTGCACCCTCTCTTTTTTCCTCCGAGATGATTTCACAAAATCCAGTCTGGGCATCCTATTGA